The Canis lupus dingo isolate Sandy chromosome 11, ASM325472v2, whole genome shotgun sequence genome includes a region encoding these proteins:
- the SIT1 gene encoding signaling threshold-regulating transmembrane adapter 1, with product MSAVMSRSDNYTSDLLVPGIPSVAQAWGLWALLAVVSLLLLISLAAHLFRWTSGQGRSHPKQERSGGSVEEVPLYGNLPYLQTGRLSQEPGPDQQDPTPRGPAMAAEEVMCYTSLQLRPSQGHIPSPGTPIKYSEVVLDSEPKPQASGPEPELYASVCAQTRRARASFPDQAYANSQPAPS from the exons ATGTCAGCAGTCATGAGCAGAAGTGACAACTACACTTCAGATCTGCTAGTGCCTG GAATCCCCTCCGTGGCCCAGGCCTGGGGACTGTGGGCCCTCTTAGCGGTTGTGTCGCTGCTGCTTCTCATCTCGCTGGCTGCGCACTTGTTCCGATGGACTAGTGGCCAGGGCAGAAGCCATCCAAAGCAGGAACG CTCTGGAGGATCTGTGGAAGAGGTCCCCCTATATGGGAACCTGCCTTATCTTCAGACTG GTCGGCTGTCTCAAGAACCAGGGCCAGACCAACAGGATCCAACTCCTAGAGGCCCCGCCATG GCTGCGGAGGAAGTGATGTGCTATACCAGCCTTCAGTTGCGGCCGTCTCAGGGCCACATCCCCAGCCCTGGAACCCCTATCAAGTACTCAGAGGTGGTACTGGATTCTGAGCCAAAGCCCCAGGCCTCAGGCCCAGAGCCGGAGCTCTACGCGTCAGTGTGTGCCCAGACCCGCAGAGCACGGGCTTCCTTCCCAGACCAGGCCTATGCCAACAGCCAGCCTGCACCCAGCTGA